A genome region from Miscanthus floridulus cultivar M001 unplaced genomic scaffold, ASM1932011v1 os_1572_1, whole genome shotgun sequence includes the following:
- the LOC136534143 gene encoding uncharacterized protein, whose product MIKGPGGVEYLQKSFADRYGSPSDALASLPSTAWWISSLKDVVEEQWNEHVSSLSILPEADHVQPLVATLRTGHSVPGQLQSVIPAADNAGLPECRGEILGKLIRIGLLQLISSMEGVQRESVPETFMINWLRLRSVQSRFQQVIVVATSMLVLHQVLVSENPKITPHKLENVSLELFNVLTRLLDNFPDVGTEKIIEAMMYSSTSRSSSSDHEMMDSWNRKEILTRVFLKSIQTDDTIFKKVSQSVYCAFRAITLRGNGEKGWKLADASVRRRIGATKLTARLVKAAEVLIKAAMVSEQVNGPWYTQLL is encoded by the exons ATGATTAAGGGACCAGGTGGAGTGGAGTACCTGCAGAAGTCTTTTGCTGATCGCTATGGTTCCCCTTCTGATGCATTAGCTTCTCTCCCTTCAACTGCCTGGTGGATTTCCTCCTTGAAAGATGTTGTGGAAGAACAATGGAATGAACATGTCAGCTCGTTATCAATTCTGCCAGAAGCAGACCAT GTTCAGCCACTTGTTGCCACCCTCCGAACTGGCCATTCAGTTCCAGGTCAGCTACAATCTGTGATACCTGCAGCAG ACAATGCAGGACTACCAGAATGTAGGGGAGAAATACTTGGCAAGCTAATAAGGATTGGGTTATTACAGCTCATCAGCAGCATGGAGGGTGTACAAAGGGAATCAGTTCCTGAGACCTTTATGATCAATTGGTTGAGGCTGCGGTCTGTTCAGAGTAGATTTCAACAAGTGATTGTGGTAGCGACAAG CATGCTTGTCTTGCATCAGGTGTTAGTGAGTGAGAACCCAAAGATCACTCCTCATAAGCTGGAGAATGTGAGTTTGGAGCTGTTCAACGTCCTCACAAGGCTACTAGACAACTTTCCAGATGTTGGCACTGAGAAAATCATTGAGGCCATGATGTATTCATCAACCTCAAGGAGCTCGTCGTCAGATCATGAAATGATGGATAGTTGGAATAGGAAGGAGATATTGACTAGGGTCTTCCTTAAAAGCATCCAGACCGATGACACCATCTTCAAGAAGGTCTCTCAGTCTGTGTACTGTGCATTCCGTGCAATCACTCTGCGCGGCAATGGGGAGAAGGGCTGGAAGCTCGCAGATGCATCCGTGAGGCGGCGCATCGGGGCAACAAAACTCACTGCACGGCTAGTGAAGGCAGCTGAAGTGCTTATCAAAGCAGCAATGGTGTCAGAGCAGGTCAATGGCCCATGGTACACGCAGTTGCTGTGA